A genomic segment from Malus domestica chromosome 05, GDT2T_hap1 encodes:
- the LOC114824978 gene encoding UDP-arabinose 4-epimerase 1-like isoform X2, with translation MSLGGMEYPDPKRKNNFVGKILLAATLTALCIIMLKQSPSFNTTSSFSIHEAGVTHVLVTGGAGFIGSHAALRLLRDQYRVTIVDNLSRGNIGAIKVLQELFPEPGSLQFIYADLGDPKSVNKIFSENAFDAVMHFAAVAYVGESTLDPLKYYHNITSNTLGVLEAMASHGVKTLIYSSTCATYGEPEKMPITEETLQLPINPYGKAKKMAEDIILDFHKNSDMAVMILRYFNVIGSDPEGRLGEAPRPELREHGRISGACFDAARGITPGLKVRGTDYKTSDGTCIRDYIDVTDLVDAHVKALEHAQPRKVGIYNVGTGKGSSVKEFVEACKKATGVDIKVDFLPRRPGDYAEVFSDPSKILRELNWSAQHTNLQESLQVAWRWQKAHRDGYGTTPLVLSS, from the exons ATGTCTTTAGGAG GCATGGAGTACCCAGATCCCAAGAGGAAGAACAACTTTGTAGGAAAAATTCTTTTGGCTGCTACTCTTACAGCATTATGTATTATTATGCTGAAACAATCCCCATCCTTCAATACCACAAGCTCG TTCTCCATTCATGAAGCAGGGGTAACTCATGTCCTAGTAACTGGAGGTGCTGGATTTATTGGTTCACATGCTGCATTACGACTCCTAAGGGATCAATATCGTGTTACTATTGTG GATAACCTCTCACGGGGGAACATAGGTGCCATCAAGGTTCTCCAAGAGTTATTTCCTGAACCTGGGAGCCTTCAGTTTATTTATGCTGACTTGGGAGATCCAAAATCT GTCAACAAAATATTTTCAGAGAATGCATTTGATGCTGTGATGCATTTTGCAGCTGTTGCATATGTTGGGGAAAGCACACTTGATCCACTTAA GTATTACCACAACATTACATCAAATACCTTAGGGGTATTGGAGGCAATGGCTTCACATGGTGTGAAGACTTTGATATATTCTAGTACATGTGCAACATACGGAGAACCTGAGAAGATGCCTATTACTGAAGAAACTCTGCAG CTCCCAATTAATCCATATGGAAAAGCAAAGAAGATGGCAGAAGATATCATCTTGGATTTTCATAAGAATTCAGACATGGCAGTCATGATCCTGAG ATACTTCAATGTGATTGGGTCGGACCCGGAGGGCAGATTAGGTGAAGCTCCCAGACCTGAACTTCGTGAACATGGACGAATATCAGGTGCTTGTTTTGATGCAGCTCGTGGTATCACGCCTGGGCTAAAG GTTCGAGGCACCGATTACAAAACATCTGATGGCACTTGCATAAGAGATTATATAGATGTCACTGATTTGGTTGATGCTCACGTTAAAGCTCTTGAGCATGCACAGCCCCGTAAAGTGGGAATCTACAATGTTGGAACTGGAAAAG GTAGTTCAGTAAAGGAGTTCGTGGAGGCATGTAAGAAGGCAACTGGTGTGGACATTAAGGTTGATTTCCTTCCCCGCCGGCCTGGTGACTATGCTGAAGTCTTCAGTGACCCATCTAAGATCCTCCGTGAACTGAACTGGAGCGCTCAACACACCAACCTTCAAGAGAGTTTGCAGGTTGCGTGGAGATGGCAAAAAGCACATCGTGATGGGTACGGAACCACCCCGTTGGTGCTGTCTTCTTGA
- the LOC114824978 gene encoding UDP-arabinose 4-epimerase 1-like isoform X1: MLNFGRTRSQSRTNRSMSLGGMEYPDPKRKNNFVGKILLAATLTALCIIMLKQSPSFNTTSSFSIHEAGVTHVLVTGGAGFIGSHAALRLLRDQYRVTIVDNLSRGNIGAIKVLQELFPEPGSLQFIYADLGDPKSVNKIFSENAFDAVMHFAAVAYVGESTLDPLKYYHNITSNTLGVLEAMASHGVKTLIYSSTCATYGEPEKMPITEETLQLPINPYGKAKKMAEDIILDFHKNSDMAVMILRYFNVIGSDPEGRLGEAPRPELREHGRISGACFDAARGITPGLKVRGTDYKTSDGTCIRDYIDVTDLVDAHVKALEHAQPRKVGIYNVGTGKGSSVKEFVEACKKATGVDIKVDFLPRRPGDYAEVFSDPSKILRELNWSAQHTNLQESLQVAWRWQKAHRDGYGTTPLVLSS, from the exons ATGCTTAATTTTGGCAGGACCAGAAGTCAATCAAGGACCAACAGATCCATGTCTTTAGGAG GCATGGAGTACCCAGATCCCAAGAGGAAGAACAACTTTGTAGGAAAAATTCTTTTGGCTGCTACTCTTACAGCATTATGTATTATTATGCTGAAACAATCCCCATCCTTCAATACCACAAGCTCG TTCTCCATTCATGAAGCAGGGGTAACTCATGTCCTAGTAACTGGAGGTGCTGGATTTATTGGTTCACATGCTGCATTACGACTCCTAAGGGATCAATATCGTGTTACTATTGTG GATAACCTCTCACGGGGGAACATAGGTGCCATCAAGGTTCTCCAAGAGTTATTTCCTGAACCTGGGAGCCTTCAGTTTATTTATGCTGACTTGGGAGATCCAAAATCT GTCAACAAAATATTTTCAGAGAATGCATTTGATGCTGTGATGCATTTTGCAGCTGTTGCATATGTTGGGGAAAGCACACTTGATCCACTTAA GTATTACCACAACATTACATCAAATACCTTAGGGGTATTGGAGGCAATGGCTTCACATGGTGTGAAGACTTTGATATATTCTAGTACATGTGCAACATACGGAGAACCTGAGAAGATGCCTATTACTGAAGAAACTCTGCAG CTCCCAATTAATCCATATGGAAAAGCAAAGAAGATGGCAGAAGATATCATCTTGGATTTTCATAAGAATTCAGACATGGCAGTCATGATCCTGAG ATACTTCAATGTGATTGGGTCGGACCCGGAGGGCAGATTAGGTGAAGCTCCCAGACCTGAACTTCGTGAACATGGACGAATATCAGGTGCTTGTTTTGATGCAGCTCGTGGTATCACGCCTGGGCTAAAG GTTCGAGGCACCGATTACAAAACATCTGATGGCACTTGCATAAGAGATTATATAGATGTCACTGATTTGGTTGATGCTCACGTTAAAGCTCTTGAGCATGCACAGCCCCGTAAAGTGGGAATCTACAATGTTGGAACTGGAAAAG GTAGTTCAGTAAAGGAGTTCGTGGAGGCATGTAAGAAGGCAACTGGTGTGGACATTAAGGTTGATTTCCTTCCCCGCCGGCCTGGTGACTATGCTGAAGTCTTCAGTGACCCATCTAAGATCCTCCGTGAACTGAACTGGAGCGCTCAACACACCAACCTTCAAGAGAGTTTGCAGGTTGCGTGGAGATGGCAAAAAGCACATCGTGATGGGTACGGAACCACCCCGTTGGTGCTGTCTTCTTGA
- the LOC103454469 gene encoding large ribosomal subunit protein uL2x → MGRVIRAQRKGAGSVFKSHTHHRKGPARFRSLDFGERNGYLKGVVTEIIHDPGRGAPLARVSFRHPFRYKKQNELFVAAEGIYTGQFIYCGKKANLVVGNVLPLRSIPEGAVVCNVEHHVGDRGTLARASGDYAVVISHNPDNDTSRIKLPSGAKKIVPSGCRAMIGQVAGGGRTEKPMLKAGNAYHKFRVKRNCWPKVRGVAMNPVEHPHGGGNHQHIGHASTVRRDAPPGQKVGLIAARRTGRLRGQAAANISKADK, encoded by the exons ATGGGGAGGGTCATCCGAGCTCAGCGTAAGGGTGCGGGTTCGGTGTTCAAGTCTCACACCCACCACCGAAAGGGTCCGGCGCGCTTCCGGAGCCTCGACTTCGGCGAGCGCAACGGCTACCTCAAGGGTGTCGTCACCGAGATCATCCACGATCCCGGTCGCGGTGCCCCGTTGGCCCGCGTCAGCTTCCGCCATCCGTTCAGATACAAGAAGCAGAACGAGCTCTTCGTCGCCGCCGAGGGAATCTACACCGGTCAGTTCATCTACTGTGGGAAGAAGGCCAATTTGGTCGTCGGAAATGTGTTGCCTCTCAGATCGATTCCGGAGGGAGCCGTCGTCTGCAACGTCGAGCACCATGTCGGCGACCGCGGAACCCTCGCTAGGGCGTCTGGTGATTACGCCGTTGTTATCAGCCACAACCCTGACAACGATACTTCCAG GATCAAATTGCCATCTGGTGCCAAGAAGATTGTTCCCAGCGGATGCCGTGCTATGATTGGGCAGGTAGCAGGTGGAGGAAGAACAGAAAAGCCAATGCTCAAGGCTGGTAACGCTTACCACAAGTTCAGAGTGAAGAGGAACTGCTGGCCCAAGGTTCGTGGTGTGGCTATGAACCCAGTCGAGCATCCTCACGGAGGAGGTAATCACCAGCATATTGGACATGCTAGCACAGTCAGGCGTGACGCTCCTCCTGGGCAGAAGGTTGGTCTCATTGCCGCTAGGAGGACTGGTCGTCTCAGAGGGCAAGCTGCTGCCAACATATCTAAGGCAGACAAGTGA